Proteins encoded within one genomic window of Gallus gallus isolate bGalGal1 chromosome 1, bGalGal1.mat.broiler.GRCg7b, whole genome shotgun sequence:
- the CAV1 gene encoding caveolin-1, translated as MSGTKYVDSEGFLYAAPVREQGNIYKPNNKMMADELSEKAVHDVHTKEIDLVNRDPKHLNDDVVKIDFEDVIAEPEGTHSFDGIWKASFTTFTVTKYWFYRLLSAIFGIPMALIWGIYFAILSFLHIWAVVPCIRSYLIEIQCISRVYSICIHTFCDPLFEAMGKVFSSIRATVRKEI; from the exons ATGTCCGGCACCAAATACGTGGACTCGGAG GGCTTTCTGTACGCGGCGCCCGTCAGGGAACAGGGCAACATCTACAAGCCCAATAACAAGATGATGGCAGACGAGCTGAGCGAGAAGGCGGTGCACGACGTGCACACCAAGGAGATCGACCTGGTCAACCGCGACCCCAAGCACCTCAACGACGACGTGGTGAAG ATTGATTTTGAAGATGTGATTGCTGAGCCAGAAGGAACACACAGCTTTGATGGGATTTGGAAGGCCAGTTTTACCACTTTCACTGTAACAAAATACTGGTTTTATCGCTTACTGTCAGCAATCTTTGGCATTCCCATGGCACTCATCTGGGGCATCTACTTTGCTATCTTGTCATTCCTGCACATCTGGGCGGTGGTGCCGTGCATCAGGAGCTACCTGATTGAGATCCAGTGCATTAGCCGTGTCTATTCTATCTGCATCCACACATTCTGCGACCCTCTGTTTGAGGCTATGGGCAAGGTGTTCAGCAGCATCCGAGCCACAGTACGGAAAGAGATTTGA